In Lysobacter lycopersici, a genomic segment contains:
- a CDS encoding SET domain-containing protein: MAKAKKIEARLSPIHGNGVFATEAIKKGERIVRYKGKLRTHEEVDEEYGDEDENGHTFLFTLNDDYVIDANVDGNVARWINHSCKPNCESEIEENAKGKSHKDKVFIHALRDIKAGEELTYNYGIVLDEPHTAKVKKLWACKCGAKNCTGTMLQPKR; the protein is encoded by the coding sequence ATGGCGAAGGCGAAGAAGATCGAAGCGCGGTTGTCCCCGATCCACGGCAACGGAGTTTTCGCCACCGAGGCCATCAAGAAGGGCGAGCGCATTGTCCGCTACAAGGGCAAGCTGCGCACCCACGAGGAAGTGGACGAGGAATACGGCGACGAGGACGAGAACGGCCACACCTTCCTGTTCACCCTCAACGACGATTACGTGATCGATGCCAACGTCGATGGCAACGTCGCGCGCTGGATCAACCACAGCTGCAAGCCCAATTGCGAGTCCGAGATCGAGGAAAACGCCAAGGGCAAGTCGCACAAGGACAAGGTGTTCATCCACGCCCTGCGCGACATCAAGGCCGGCGAGGAACTGACCTACAACTATGGCATCGTGCTCGACGAACCGCATACCGCGAAGGTGAAAAAGCTCTGGGCGTGCAAGTGCGGCGCCAAGAACTGCACAGGGACGATGCTGCAACCCAAGCGTTGA
- a CDS encoding c-type cytochrome has translation MRHQFLHPALLATGLALAGCSATTASPETPPPVDAGDAELVARGEYLVRIAGCNDCHTPGYAEKGGDIPKQAWLTGSPLGYNGPWGTTYAANLRLKLADMDEATWLKYSAELRTRPIMPDYNVRAMNEGDRRALYRFIRSLGPAGGKAPDYLPPGQQPPLPYFQLALPPEPMQGTAATAAD, from the coding sequence ATGCGCCACCAATTCCTCCACCCCGCCCTGCTTGCCACGGGCCTCGCCCTCGCCGGCTGTTCCGCCACGACCGCTTCGCCGGAAACCCCTCCGCCCGTCGACGCCGGCGACGCCGAACTCGTCGCCCGCGGCGAATACCTCGTGAGGATCGCGGGCTGCAACGACTGCCACACGCCCGGCTATGCCGAGAAGGGCGGCGACATTCCGAAACAGGCCTGGCTGACGGGTTCGCCGCTCGGTTACAACGGCCCCTGGGGCACGACCTATGCCGCCAACCTGCGACTCAAGCTCGCGGACATGGACGAAGCGACATGGCTGAAGTATTCGGCCGAACTCCGCACGCGGCCGATCATGCCGGACTACAACGTCCGCGCCATGAACGAAGGCGACCGCCGGGCCCTGTACCGCTTCATCCGCTCGCTCGGCCCGGCCGGCGGCAAGGCCCCGGATTACTTGCCGCCGGGCCAGCAACCTCCGCTGCCCTACTTCCAGCTCGCGCTTCCGCCCGAGCCGATGCAGGGAACCGCCGCAACCGCCGCGGATTGA
- the ompR gene encoding osmolarity response regulator transcription factor OmpR has translation MATDAPPPMLLLVDDDLRLRELLQRYLESQGFAVKGVGDGAQMQQALDRGHFDLIVLDLMLPGESGLDICRRLRGQGDATPVVMLTAKGDEIDRIVGLEIGADDYLPKPVNPRELLARIRAILRRSAPPAPGAPLADGGEVRFGPFLLDLGRRELSRDGEPLRITGGEFAILSVLLRHPRQPLSRDRLMSLARGRGHEAMERSIDVAIARLRKLLEDDPKLPRMLQTVWGVGYVYVPPEEDA, from the coding sequence ATGGCCACCGATGCCCCACCGCCCATGCTGCTGCTGGTCGACGATGACCTGCGCCTGCGCGAATTGCTGCAGCGTTACCTGGAATCGCAGGGCTTCGCGGTGAAGGGCGTCGGCGACGGCGCGCAGATGCAACAGGCGCTCGATCGCGGGCACTTCGACCTGATCGTGCTGGACCTGATGCTGCCCGGCGAAAGCGGGCTGGACATCTGCCGTCGCCTGCGCGGCCAGGGCGACGCGACGCCGGTGGTGATGCTCACCGCCAAGGGCGACGAGATCGACCGCATCGTCGGGCTGGAGATCGGCGCCGACGACTACCTGCCCAAGCCGGTCAATCCGCGCGAACTGCTGGCGCGCATCCGCGCGATCCTGCGCCGCAGCGCGCCGCCGGCGCCGGGCGCGCCACTCGCGGATGGCGGGGAAGTACGTTTCGGGCCGTTCCTGCTCGACCTCGGCCGGCGCGAATTGAGCCGCGACGGCGAACCGCTGCGGATCACCGGCGGCGAATTCGCGATCCTGTCGGTGCTGTTGCGCCATCCGCGCCAGCCGCTGAGCCGCGACCGCCTGATGAGCCTGGCGCGCGGCCGCGGGCACGAAGCGATGGAACGCAGCATCGATGTCGCCATCGCGCGCCTGCGCAAGCTGCTGGAAGACGACCCGAAGCTGCCGCGCATGCTGCAGACGGTATGGGGCGTCGGCTATGTCTACGTCCCGCCGGAGGAAGACGCATGA
- a CDS encoding ATP-binding protein: MNRPVRGVFAQLVLVIALVLVGTIVLAVLLGRELTSRPPTVQLLHSIDAFAESVEALDRDQPAARTLELLRSNGLEVRTDPPVADSDQLSPWFSLIESRARNVLGDREVVAGRSARGDVLWLKLDTTQPLWVAFAQGARVGARQFSVLLLAGCALLVWLAAAYFARRLALPLRELAAAAPALMRGEDVGLGGAGAPREVRELQSVLLRASSEVREAASERVLMLAGISHDLRTPLTRVQYALALLPGTDPDLLEGMERDIGEIDAILSQFIAYARDGRDEAIETVDLAETCRNALAAAAFDWEIELAPQAPVRGRPMALLRAIENLVGNAERHGEPIFALSLQRGGDAWRIEIADQGPGLSADAARRARQPFVHDDSAGGTGLGLAIVERIARQHHGELQLHANTPRGLRAVLLLRDA; the protein is encoded by the coding sequence ATGAATCGTCCCGTGCGCGGCGTGTTCGCGCAACTCGTGCTGGTGATCGCGCTGGTGCTGGTCGGCACCATCGTGCTCGCGGTGTTGCTCGGCCGCGAACTCACCAGCCGACCGCCGACCGTGCAACTGCTGCACAGCATCGACGCGTTCGCCGAATCGGTGGAAGCGCTCGACCGCGACCAGCCGGCCGCGCGCACGCTGGAATTGCTGCGCAGCAACGGCCTCGAGGTCCGCACCGATCCACCCGTCGCCGATTCGGACCAGCTCTCGCCCTGGTTCTCGCTGATCGAAAGCCGGGCGCGCAACGTGCTCGGCGACCGCGAGGTGGTGGCCGGGCGCAGCGCGCGCGGCGACGTGCTGTGGCTGAAGCTCGACACCACGCAACCGTTGTGGGTGGCCTTTGCCCAGGGCGCGCGCGTGGGCGCGCGGCAATTCTCGGTGCTGCTGCTGGCCGGATGCGCGCTGCTGGTGTGGCTGGCGGCGGCGTATTTCGCCCGGCGCCTGGCCCTGCCGCTGCGGGAACTGGCCGCCGCCGCGCCTGCGCTGATGCGCGGCGAGGACGTCGGCCTCGGCGGCGCGGGCGCGCCGCGCGAAGTGCGCGAATTGCAGTCGGTGCTGCTGCGCGCCAGCAGCGAAGTACGCGAAGCCGCCAGCGAGAGGGTGCTCATGCTCGCGGGGATTTCGCACGACCTGCGCACGCCGCTGACGCGGGTGCAGTATGCGCTGGCACTGTTGCCGGGCACCGATCCCGACCTGCTCGAAGGCATGGAACGCGACATCGGCGAGATCGACGCGATCCTGTCGCAGTTCATCGCTTATGCGCGCGATGGCCGCGACGAGGCGATCGAGACCGTCGACCTCGCGGAAACCTGCCGCAACGCGCTCGCCGCCGCCGCGTTCGATTGGGAAATCGAACTCGCGCCGCAGGCGCCGGTGCGCGGCCGGCCGATGGCGCTGCTGCGCGCGATCGAGAACCTGGTCGGCAATGCCGAACGCCACGGCGAGCCGATCTTCGCGCTGTCGCTGCAACGCGGCGGCGATGCCTGGCGGATCGAAATCGCGGACCAGGGTCCGGGCCTGTCCGCCGATGCCGCCAGGCGCGCACGCCAGCCGTTCGTGCACGACGACAGCGCGGGCGGTACCGGCCTCGGCCTCGCCATCGTCGAACGCATCGCGCGCCAGCACCACGGCGAACTGCAACTGCATGCGAACACGCCGCGCGGCCTGCGCGCGGTGCTGCTGCTGCGCGACGCCTGA
- a CDS encoding SUF system Fe-S cluster assembly regulator, with protein sequence MLRVTKLTDYATLVLTVLAARPGEVLSAAGLAEQAGLEAPTVAKVLKPLAQAGLVEAFRGASGGYRLARPAARITLVDIVEALEGPLGMTECSVHAGACGIESSCGVRANWRRINDVVADALRKVTLAEMLAPPARMSRTIPATLATA encoded by the coding sequence ATGCTTCGCGTCACCAAGCTCACCGACTACGCCACCCTGGTCCTGACCGTGCTCGCCGCGCGGCCCGGCGAAGTGCTGAGCGCCGCCGGACTTGCCGAACAGGCGGGGCTGGAAGCGCCGACCGTGGCCAAGGTGCTGAAGCCGCTGGCCCAGGCCGGGCTGGTCGAGGCCTTCCGCGGCGCGAGCGGCGGCTATCGCCTCGCCCGCCCCGCCGCGCGCATCACCCTGGTCGACATCGTCGAGGCGCTGGAAGGCCCGCTCGGCATGACCGAATGCAGCGTGCATGCCGGCGCCTGCGGCATCGAGAGCTCCTGCGGCGTGCGCGCCAACTGGCGCCGCATCAACGATGTGGTCGCCGATGCGCTGCGCAAGGTCACGCTGGCGGAAATGCTCGCCCCGCCCGCGCGCATGTCGCGCACGATTCCCGCCACGTTGGCGACGGCCTGA
- the sufB gene encoding Fe-S cluster assembly protein SufB, whose translation MSVETTVEKNAEILEQLGRRYDAGFVTDIESDSLPPGLNEDIVRALSAKKDEPEWMTEWRLAAYRHWLTMPVPHWAKLNIGPIDFQAISYYSAPKGPKYASLDEVPQELLDTYDKLGVPLHERAKLAGVAVDAVFDSVSVSTTFRKELAEKGVIFCSMSEAIREHPDLVRKYLGSVVPTGDNYFAALNSAVFSDGSFVFIPRGVRCPMELSTYFRINAMNTGQFERTLIVAEEGSHVSYLEGCTAPMRDDNQLHAAVVELVALDDAEIKYSTVQNWYPGDENGVGGIYNFVTKRAECRGARSKVTWTQVETGSAITWKYPSCVLLGDDSVGEFHSVALTHHRQQADTGTKMIHVGKRTKSKIVSKGISAGRGQNSYRGLVKVERSAEGARNHTQCDSLLIGKQCGAHTFPYIEVKRPDATVEHEATTSKISDDQLFYCRSRGISEEDAVSLIVDGFCKQVFRELPMEFAVEAKKLLEVSLEGAVG comes from the coding sequence ATGTCCGTCGAAACCACCGTCGAAAAGAATGCTGAAATCCTCGAACAGCTCGGTCGTCGCTACGACGCCGGCTTCGTCACCGACATCGAATCCGATTCGCTGCCGCCCGGATTGAACGAAGACATCGTCCGCGCGCTGTCCGCGAAGAAGGACGAACCGGAATGGATGACCGAATGGCGGCTCGCGGCCTATCGCCACTGGCTGACCATGCCGGTGCCGCACTGGGCCAAATTGAACATCGGGCCCATCGATTTCCAGGCGATCAGCTACTACTCCGCGCCCAAGGGCCCGAAGTACGCCTCGCTGGACGAAGTCCCGCAGGAACTGCTCGACACCTACGACAAGCTCGGCGTGCCGCTGCACGAACGCGCCAAGCTCGCCGGCGTCGCGGTGGACGCGGTGTTCGATTCGGTTTCGGTCAGCACCACGTTCCGCAAGGAGCTGGCCGAGAAAGGCGTGATCTTCTGCTCGATGAGCGAGGCGATCCGCGAACATCCGGACCTCGTGCGCAAATACCTCGGCAGCGTGGTGCCGACCGGCGACAACTATTTCGCCGCGCTGAACTCGGCGGTGTTCTCCGATGGCAGCTTCGTGTTCATTCCGCGCGGCGTGCGCTGCCCGATGGAGCTGAGCACCTATTTCCGCATCAATGCGATGAACACCGGCCAGTTCGAACGCACCCTGATCGTGGCCGAGGAAGGCAGCCACGTCAGCTACCTCGAGGGTTGCACCGCGCCGATGCGCGACGACAACCAACTGCATGCCGCGGTGGTGGAACTGGTCGCGCTGGACGATGCCGAGATCAAGTATTCGACCGTGCAGAACTGGTATCCCGGCGACGAGAACGGCGTCGGCGGCATCTACAACTTCGTGACCAAGCGCGCCGAATGCCGCGGCGCGCGCAGTAAGGTGACATGGACGCAGGTGGAAACCGGTTCCGCGATCACCTGGAAATACCCGAGCTGCGTGCTGCTCGGCGACGACAGCGTCGGCGAATTCCACAGCGTCGCGCTCACGCACCATCGCCAGCAGGCCGACACCGGCACCAAGATGATCCACGTCGGCAAGCGCACGAAATCCAAGATCGTGAGCAAGGGCATCAGCGCCGGCCGCGGACAGAATTCTTATCGCGGGCTGGTGAAGGTGGAACGCAGCGCCGAAGGCGCGCGCAACCACACCCAGTGCGATTCGCTGCTGATCGGCAAGCAGTGCGGCGCGCACACCTTCCCCTACATCGAGGTCAAGCGCCCCGACGCGACAGTGGAGCACGAGGCGACGACGTCGAAGATCAGCGACGACCAGTTGTTCTACTGCCGTTCGCGCGGGATCAGCGAGGAAGACGCGGTCAGCCTGATCGTCGACGGTTTCTGCAAGCAGGTGTTCCGCGAGCTACCGATGGAATTCGCGGTGGAAGCGAAGAAGTTGCTGGAAGTTTCGCTGGAAGGTGCGGTTGGCTGA
- the sufC gene encoding Fe-S cluster assembly ATPase SufC yields the protein MLKIENLHARVAGREILKGLSLEVKPGEVHAIMGPNGAGKSTLGNILAGRDGYEVTEGSVEFDGKPLLELEPEERAAAGMFLAFQYPVEIPGVNNTYFLRSALNAQRKARGEPELDSMQFLKLVREKIKVLHLPDTLLNRGVNEGFSGGEKKRNEIFQLAVLEPKLAILDETDSGLDIDALKSVADGVNALRSTDRAFLVITHYQRLLDYIKPDVVHVLADGRIVETGGPELALELEAHGYAWVKDRVAPEATA from the coding sequence ATGCTGAAAATCGAAAACCTCCACGCCCGCGTCGCCGGCCGCGAAATCCTCAAGGGCCTGTCGCTCGAGGTGAAGCCCGGCGAAGTGCACGCGATCATGGGCCCGAACGGCGCCGGCAAGTCCACGCTCGGCAACATCCTCGCCGGCCGCGACGGCTACGAAGTGACCGAAGGTTCCGTCGAATTCGACGGCAAGCCGCTGCTCGAACTCGAACCCGAGGAACGCGCGGCCGCCGGCATGTTCCTCGCGTTCCAGTACCCGGTGGAAATCCCGGGCGTGAACAACACCTATTTCCTGCGCAGCGCGCTCAACGCGCAACGCAAGGCGCGCGGCGAGCCGGAGCTGGATTCCATGCAGTTCCTCAAGCTGGTGCGCGAGAAGATCAAGGTGCTGCACCTGCCCGACACCCTGCTCAACCGCGGCGTGAACGAAGGCTTTTCCGGTGGCGAGAAGAAGCGCAACGAGATCTTCCAGCTCGCGGTGCTGGAACCGAAGCTGGCGATCCTCGACGAAACCGACAGCGGCCTCGACATCGACGCGCTGAAATCCGTCGCCGACGGCGTGAACGCGCTGCGTTCGACGGATCGCGCGTTCCTCGTCATCACCCACTACCAGCGCCTGCTCGATTACATCAAGCCGGACGTGGTGCACGTGCTCGCCGACGGCCGCATCGTCGAAACCGGCGGCCCGGAGCTCGCGCTGGAACTGGAAGCGCATGGCTACGCATGGGTGAAGGATCGCGTCGCGCCCGAGGCGACGGCCTGA
- a CDS encoding SufD family Fe-S cluster assembly protein has protein sequence MRALLDELGLRENQASRESWRYSRTAIRALSQQDFVIADGTAAVPDALRERYELAETNGRRIVFVNGAFSAEHSDFAGDDVEVAHAGGTTTLTGWNGDVDPIHLVYLSIPGFAPSQWAHELAIDLRGPASIFEQHLGESGANVLGVLRVNLDIARYTPIRTVTLCELPDSASLIRRVQSNLPEDVDFDATFALFGGRLQRHEIAVGLAERVATHASRGVFVLGAREHVDVRLDVSHSAPDTGCDLVWRGIAGGRARGILHGGITIDEGADGSEATLSNKNLLLSENAEIDTQPVLEIHADEVKAAHGATVGQLDPTALFYLRSRGIPETDARRLLTAAFCREIVAGVDDETLRAALDAALDRALARIAA, from the coding sequence ATGAGAGCGTTGCTGGACGAACTCGGCCTGCGCGAAAACCAGGCCAGCCGCGAATCCTGGCGCTATAGTCGGACCGCGATTCGCGCCCTGTCGCAACAGGATTTCGTGATCGCTGATGGCACCGCGGCCGTACCAGACGCGTTGCGCGAACGCTACGAACTCGCGGAAACGAACGGTCGCCGGATCGTGTTCGTCAACGGCGCGTTTTCCGCCGAGCATTCCGATTTCGCCGGCGACGATGTCGAAGTCGCGCATGCAGGCGGCACGACGACACTGACGGGCTGGAACGGCGACGTGGATCCGATTCATCTCGTGTACCTGTCGATTCCCGGGTTCGCGCCGAGCCAGTGGGCGCACGAACTCGCGATCGATCTGCGCGGGCCGGCCAGCATCTTCGAGCAACATCTCGGCGAATCCGGCGCGAATGTGCTTGGCGTCCTGCGCGTGAACCTCGACATCGCCCGCTACACGCCCATTCGCACGGTCACACTGTGCGAACTGCCGGATTCGGCGTCGCTGATCCGCCGCGTGCAATCGAATCTCCCGGAGGATGTCGACTTTGACGCTACCTTCGCCCTGTTCGGCGGCCGCCTGCAGCGCCACGAAATCGCCGTCGGTCTGGCGGAACGCGTCGCCACCCACGCGTCGCGCGGCGTGTTCGTGCTTGGCGCACGCGAGCACGTCGATGTACGGCTCGACGTGAGTCATTCCGCGCCAGACACGGGCTGCGACCTCGTGTGGCGTGGCATCGCCGGCGGCCGTGCGCGCGGCATCTTGCACGGCGGCATCACCATTGACGAAGGCGCCGACGGCAGCGAGGCTACGTTGTCGAACAAGAACCTGCTGCTGTCCGAGAACGCGGAAATCGACACCCAGCCGGTGCTGGAAATCCACGCCGACGAAGTGAAAGCCGCGCACGGCGCCACCGTCGGCCAGCTCGACCCGACCGCGCTGTTCTACCTGCGTTCGCGCGGGATTCCCGAAACCGATGCGCGCCGCCTGCTGACTGCCGCGTTCTGTCGCGAAATCGTTGCCGGCGTCGATGACGAAACGCTGCGGGCCGCACTCGATGCGGCGCTGGATCGCGCGCTGGCGAGGATCGCGGCGTGA